Proteins encoded in a region of the Chelonoidis abingdonii isolate Lonesome George chromosome 2, CheloAbing_2.0, whole genome shotgun sequence genome:
- the LOC116819721 gene encoding beta-Ala-His dipeptidase, whose product MCVSMDRIRIRKNLENAHSEHKRPSSLYNICAQFILNFFVAVWRSILVYPITQAKLVPDVQCGERDLHSGSFGGIIHEPMTDLIALLDSLVDTSGRILIPGVYDDVASLTEEEKKLYEAIEFDLEEYKNNSGVKKFLYDTKEEILSHLWRYPSLSIHGIEGAFHEPGIKTVIPARVIGKFSIRQVPHMDISVGEHQVIKYLEDVFSKRNSPNKLKVSVPISAMPWVADINDPLYTAARMAIKTVFGQNPEMIRDGATIPIAQMFQNITRKSVMMLPIGAADDAEHSQKEKISRLKLKKGAVKDERRN is encoded by the exons ATGTGTGTATCCATGGACAGAATAAGGATACGAAAGAACCTGGAAAATGCTCATTCAGAACA CAAACGACCAAGTTCATTATACAATATATGTGCACAGTTTATCCTTAATTTCTTTGTGGCTGTTTGGCGAAGCATTCTGGTGTATCCGATCACTCAGGCTAAACTTGTCCCTGAC GTACAGTGTGGGGAGAGAGATCTTCATTCAGGAAGTTTTGGAGGCATCATTCATGAACCAATGACTGATCTAATAGCTCTGCTTG ATAGCCTTGTGGATACATCAGGTCGTATTTTGATCCCTGGAGTCTATGATGATGTTGCTTCCCTTACGGAAGAGGAGAAGAAGTTGTATGAAGCAATTGAATTTGATctagaggaatataaaaataatagtggTGTGAAAAAATTCCTATATGACACTAAG GAGGAAATACTTAGTCACCTGTGGCGTTACCCCTCTCTCTCTATTCATGGGATTGAAGGAGCTTTTCATGAACCAGGAATAAAAACAGTTATACCCGCAAGAGTAATAGGAAAATTTTCAATCCGGCAAGTCCCTCACATGGACATTTCAGTCGGAGAACATCAG GTGATAAAATATTTAGAGGATGTTTTCTCTAAGAGAAACAGCCCAAACAAACTGAAGGTGTCTGTACCAATAAGTGCAATGCCATGGGTTGCTGACATAAATGATCCTCTTTATACAGCAGCAAGAATGGCAATCAAAACag TTTTTGGACAAAATCCAGAAATGATCCGGGATGGCGCAACAATTCCGATTGCCCAAATGTTCCAGAATATAACAAGGAAGAGTGTGATGATGCTTCCAATTGGAGCAGCTGATGATGCGGAGCATTcccaaaaagagaaaataagcaggttaaaattaaaaaaaggcgCTGTAAAAGACGAGAGGAGGAACTGA